In Leptidea sinapis chromosome 28, ilLepSina1.1, whole genome shotgun sequence, a single genomic region encodes these proteins:
- the LOC126973089 gene encoding Krueppel-like factor 9: MYREENSLESAVLNDQLLFEYSPAESLINFELPTSLGSDFDDWQFSDLSFNCDAFISDVNDTSRDYCLEESSAVLFDFDDLDKTLELDEYLLESINSDKSNTSPRSETDSGDINDDIPLGRLSVLGIDLDSTSPYNHGSAPAAKIVTKTEKSVVSETKVQSWGEPKYYPELGAFRCPVENCGKLYAKVSHVRAHLRRHTGEKPYRCTWGECSWRFARSDELARHRRSHSGDKPYGCGECSKRFARSDHLAKHGRVHARRAAAAAAATRDVRTDAYQRRRRLI; encoded by the coding sequence ATGTATCGAGAAGAGAACTCATTGGAGAGTGCTGTCCTCAACGACCAGTTACTTTTCGAATATTCGCCGGCTGAAAGTCTCATAAACTTTGAACTTCCAACTTCTTTGGGCTCCGACTTTGATGACTGGCAGTTCAGTGATCTTAGCTTTAATTGTGACGCTTTCATCAGTGACGTGAATGACACAAGTAGGGACTATTGCCTCGAGGAAAGTTCAGCTGTGCTctttgattttgatgatttggaTAAAACCTTGGAGCTGGATGAATATTTGTTGGAATCCATCAACAGTGATAAATCAAATACTTCACCGCGTTCAGAGACTGATTCTGGAGACATTAATGATGACATTCCTCTAGGTAGGCTTTCCGTACTCGGTATAGACTTGGACTCTACTTCACCATATAATCATGGTAGTGCGCCGGCTGCTAAAATTGTGACAAAAACGGAAAAAAGTGTCGTATCAGAAACAAAAGTGCAATCGTGGGGTGAGCCAAAGTATTATCCGGAGTTGGGTGCGTTTCGGTGCCCGGTTGAGAATTGTGGTAAATTATATGCGAAAGTATCGCATGTTCGCGCGCATTTGCGTCGTCACACTGGAGAGAAGCCATATCGGTGTACGTGGGGAGAATGTAGCTGGCGGTTCGCGAGATCGGACGAACTAGCCCGGCATCGCCGAAGTCATTCTGGGGACAAGCCGTACGGGTGCGGGGAGTGCAGTAAGAGGTTTGCTCGTTCCGATCACCTCGCGAAGCACGGCCGCGTGCACGCGAGGCGAGCCGCTGCGGCTGCGGCAGCTACGAGAGACGTCCGCACGGACGCGTACCAGAGGAGAAGGCGACTTATATGA